catattctgcttcattattggaggaatcgaagtgaatctggagaacatatctgagcttatctcctcggggggagactagaactaccccagcaccggaaccattcagcatcttagatccatcgaagaacatggtccagtgctccgagtgaacttgagtcggaagttgctgttcaatccactcggcgatgaaatctgcgattgcttgggacttgatagccttctttgcttcaaacttgatatctaagggaaggagttcaatcgcccacttggccactcgaccagttgcatctctgttatgcaaaatctctgacagtggggcgtcgctgacgactgtaatggagtggtcagagaagtaatgtgcaaccttcttcgtggtcatgtaaattccatatacaagcttctgatagtgagggtatctttgttttgaaggggtcaaaacttcagacagataatagactgggcgctgaactctgaaggcctttccttcttcttcccgctcgaccgtaagtactgtactgacaacttgtccggtggctgcaatgtaaagcagcagaggctctttgctgattggggcagcaagcaccggctgggtggagagaagagctttgagctctgcaaatgctgggtcagcttctggagtccactcgaacttgttagacttcttcatcagtcggtaaagaggcaacgccttttcaccgagacgagaaatgaatcgacttagagcagccaagcagcctgtaagcttttggacatcgtgcacgcgtacaggacgcttcatccggagtatggtgccaactttttcaggattggcatcgatcccccattcggaaacgagaaaaccgagtaactttccacctggaactccgaacatgcactttgatggattgagcttgatatcatacctcctgaggttggcaaaggtttcaggaaggtcagcccgcaggtcggaacctttccgtgacttgaccacaatatcatccatgtatgcctccacattccgactgatttgagtgagtagacacttctgaatcattctcatgaacgtggctccggcgttcttgaggccgaacggcatggtgacgtaacagaagcatccgaatgaagtgatgaaagctgttttgatctcgtcgggtccatacagacggatctgatggtacccggaataggcatctagaaaagacaatctgtcgcaccccgcagtcgagtcgactatttggtcgatgcgagggagaggaaaatgatctttcgggcaggcccgattgatatgtttgaaatcaatgcacatgcgaagtgacttgtccttcttggggaccatgacgacattggcgagccactcggagtggtaaatctctcggatgaactccgctgctaagagccgagctacctcctcgccaatggcttgcttcttctggacggcggaccgtcgaagatgttccttcataggcttgaattttgggtcgactcgtagacggtgctcagccagccctctgggaactccaggcatgtcagagggcttccatgcgaagatgtcccagttctcacggaggagctggacgagcgcttcttcctatctggagtcgagcgtcgttgagatgtgagtcggggcagcatcggggtcggtcgggtgaatgtggactggctttgtttcaccggacgactgaaaagctgattctgaagcaggcttcttggctcgtagcaattcactcggatcggcagtcttttggtactcttgtagctcgaccactgccatctgagcatcaacgatctttgagcctttctgaaaacactcttctgctttctttcgGTTGCTTGTAACAGTGATTACACCTTTAGGGCCaagcatcttcagtttgaggtacacgtaacatggtcgagccatgaagcgtgcgtaagctggcctgcccaaaatggcatgataagcactttggaagtccacaacctcgaatgtcaacttttccttgcggtaattctttgaatcatcaaaaaccacatcaagagcaatctggccgagtgattcggctttcttgccaggaatgactccgtggaagctcatgttactggtacttAGTCTGggcatcggaatgcccattcctttcaaagtTTCGgcgtacagtatgttcaggccactgccaccatccatcaggactttggtcagtcgagtgccttcgacaattggatcgaccaccaaagcttgcctcccaggggtggcaatgtgcgtagggtgatcagactggtcgaacgtgatggcagtctgagaccacttcagataactgggtgttgccggagcaaccatattcacctcacggttaatgattttcagtcgacttttgctttcgacatcagcaaaaatcaccagggtggaattgacttgggggtatccatcgtcactgtcttccttgtcctcgactctgtccgactctttttccttatccttggactgtttgccttaaaactgctggattaggagccggcactgtcgagtggtatcctttgggtaaatgaaattaccctcttcatctttcttggtgtggatgtgacatggcagatccaaaacatcatttccatcttgatccttaactttcttgggcttccaggggcctttgggttttcccttgaaatttccctggattgcggccagggcctccccaggggcggctggctcggccttccgcttctgcttccgactggaattgcctccggtttcctgggcgacttctttctgcttgccactccagagtcgatcttcatcttctccgttagcgtatttggtggcaatttccatcatccgattcagggacatttctccggtccgaccgaacttcaggttcaactctctgtttttgacgccttctttaaaggcacaaactgcttggtgatccggtacgttctcaactgtgtgatgcaaagtgatccacctctggatgtaatccctcagagtttcactcggcttctgcatgcaagaccgcaattctgtaaggcctgcgggtcgcttgcatgttccctcaaaggttgtgacaaacactcgagagagatcctcccaagtgtagatgctgctgggtgctaactgattcagccacgctctggccgagccctctaacaggagaggcaaatgcttcatagccacctcatcattgccaccgccaatctgtacagccactcggtaatcttcgagccaagtgtcaggcttagactcaccggtgaacttgctgactccagtcaccaaccgaaagttgggaggaatcaccgcgaccctgatggctcgactgaaacactctggccctgaaacacgtattctgctgctggcgggtgcatctctgttctggccttcccgatgagccctgttcctgttaaccaagccttgaacgaggacagatctcgcgtcaaagcctgggtccctggggtcaacgggaatcctctgcccaacgctatgagggcgcctatcatctcgatgtcgaggcgcatatgacccactcctcgggggaggggttggcactcgacgtcgatcatcacgatcgaatcggtgatcatactgctcatttcttctgtactaatcatgccggtcgccacgtccctcacgcctcgggggcgaccgcgggctgtgagccgactggactgtatctgttgcaacggatcgactgtggatcctattccgcgactaagaaacagcggaattctagtttcccgccgcccggagcaacgctctgatctgtaacaagcccctgccagcctccgactgggagggctgaatcgattctgctatacgggccgcggcggtcaaattctgaactggggttcggtatacctgcgtcaacgggaagagctggcgtcgactagactcgggagcccgctgacgcgcttgctcgtcgagtgctcgctggagattctccagtcgagtgcgctcggccaaattagccaagcgcgcgtcctccaaggctcgggcctcgggggaCTCTCCGGCGATAGGAGTGCGGAGTGCGTCCGTGTttcggcggcgaagctcctctcgctgtaatgacgtgagaggttcggggagatactcatcgtggggacgcgacgggtcgcccccacccgtgcctccatcagcgcgagggaaatcgggaggactgtgcgttccatcgaccgccaggatctcagccgctgggtcgctgttgtcgcactcggatgcggtctccgcggagccagtcgaacaggccgcagagggattcgtcgggctcgattgccgcgacttgcggggcggccgactggcgagccacggcgtgcctcacccacctctgaagtctcgaccgaccggagcgcttgcgtcggtgggagacagagcggggagacgataagggggccgactgatactgggtcgacggctgccgcaggaggacgccatgaacgcatgcgcggaaatgcgtcgcaccgcggacggggagcgcgtcaacgtcgagtggcgcctcctgaagccaggcggagtcgtcggcgatgaacgtgagcgcgccgaggcggatctcgcggccctccaccaaaactccgcacgaaaccatgatcaaagggatcggaaaaatcgcaacttctccaatcaggcgctaagattccggccccacggtgggcgccaactgtcgtggttctaactctgacagtgatgtaggggggtatgtatggagaggctagatctcagctattgggaagttgtaaacacaccaagatgtacgagttcaggcccttcgcggaggaagtaagagccctacgtctcggtgcccggaggcggtcgactggattactggcgtgtgaataacaggggtgcgaacccttcatactgaggagggggcgtggcttatatagagttcgccggccctctcctgccctcagtaatgcagggtttaaggtacatttaaggttgggcgttactggtaacgcccctaatagaGTGCtacaatgaccataaagactacttaatagccgaccgtttgcctgcggagtgacttcagATCTCCTAGCGGTCGAGTGGCTAGCATCATGGTCGAgtggtagcttcttggtcgagtgtcttgaacccgtcgagtgagataccttcaagtcgattgaaaggtgacttcttctagggatgtccttgggtagggctctttggacgggtccgtgcccctaccctaggtacatagtttcatcaacggctagaaaagatgtggagagagcttttggggttttgcaagcccaattcactattgtgagaggaccggctaggttttgggatcaaaaaatgctttggtacatcatgcacgcttgtgtgatcatgcacaacatgatcatcgagaataaGCGTGACCAAGATGTaaacggagggctgaaagggtggcccgttttgttgaCTCCTATCATGTCATTTGACGTCCCGCAGCGCTTGATGATCTTCAaaaggatctcattgaggagtggaGGGCATAGAATGGGcacaaagagcatcatgatttggGCGTTCGATATTGTATTGTTAAATAATTTGTTGTGTTATATTGAACTATTTATTGTATTaaacgataaactatttgtttgagttgtactaacgaaattgaactatttatagTTGACTTATTTTGTCtgtgtttgatctttttgcttgtgtttggaatgcatatgttgtttgtgccAGAGTCGCGCGTGTTGCATTTTTACgcgctgctggagccagcgctacCCGCCGCGTCAAACCAAGCGATGGGCGCGCGACAAAGTAGTTTTAGTGCGCGGCGCGTTCGGCATCTGTTGGAGCGTACAAATGTTTTACGCACTAAAATAGTTTTAATGTGTCATTGTAGCACTTTTACCGAGCTGGACCCAACATTAGTTTACCAGAAGCCCAAAAAAGCACGTAAAAAAACGCGCAGTGCAAATTATAAAGCGCGCGCAATTCGGCGCCTCAAATTTGCGGCTTCTAATAGCATTTTTTAGCGCGTGCCCATTTGTACGTGCACTATTTTACAGCTTATGCTGAAGCTGTCTGGCGCCCAAAATACCCGAATTTTAGTGCGCGGAGCAGTTTTTATgcgcctgttgaagatgctcttagtttagttttaggtaAGAAGTTTTTTCCATTTCACAAAGACGTACTCCGCCAGTCGTTTCGAGAAACAAAGTAGGCAATTGCTGCTGGATAGATCTATCCATAGGACGGAGCAGCTCCGACCATTCTGTTTAGACTTGAGAAACCAAGGCTCTGGCTGGCGTGTCCATCTCTTTCGATTCTGGTCGACGTACGCCGGGCACCACTTGCATGCACTATATTCAGCACAGTGTGAAGGCCATGTGCACCACTTGCACAAGACTAGCCTAGCTTAGCTTTGACCAAACTAAACAATCGACCAGGACCCATTGCTAGACACAAccatgtttttttttttgcgggtgacaaCACAATCATGGTTTCATGGGGTGATAAGactatgtttttttttttttgcgatcaAGACTTTATGCATTTTGGTGTGAAGCTAGTTTGATACTGTAGATGCTAGTATTTTTCCTTAATGTCAAATTGGTGTGGAACTAGTTTGATTCTGGTCCAAAATTTCGAGGTTACGGTCACAAATATTTCGGTCAAATTTCATTGAAATGTTGAACCATGAGCAAGCAAGCACCTGGTCACTCGCTGATGAAGTCTCTATTACACTACAGAGCCAAAGCAGGAACACACACGCGCGAGCAGAAATTAACATCTGATGACATACACGAAGCCATGCACGTTGGTACGCACGTGCATGCTATCTAGCGCACGACCAGCAGCAAACGCACACACGCTAATCTGTCGATCGACATCAGGCAGAAGCCGCGaatccctcctcctcgccggcgtcgacgATGGTGTCGATGGCGCGCCGGGCGTTGCGGCTGAAGCAGCTGCGGCGGATCTCGCCGACGTTCCCGCCGGGCCTCGGCGCGGTGGCGAGCTTGGCCATGGACTTGGCGAACTGCGCGAAGAAGGCGTCCTTGCTCTGCGCGAACTGCCTCACGATGGGCGCCGTGGTGCGGTCCTTGATGAGCGCCATGTCGGAGGTGAACACGCCCTGGCTGTTCACCAGCGCCCTGTAGTACCCATTGTCGAACAGGTCGGGGGTCACCACGTCCAGGTTCTGTGGCCGGGGCGAGGGGGCGCTGCAGTTGGCCGCCAGCCTCCGGGAGAAGGTGTCGTCCATGCGCTGGGCCCGGTCGGCGAAGAACGGGCAGCCCGTCCTCCCGACGGTGTGGGCGCCGGAGAGCGCCACCAggtcggcgaggtcgcggaggccCTTGGCGCTGAAGGCGCGGGCGAGGGTGGTGACGCTGGCAGTTGCCGGCGACGGGAGGCCGTTGACGACGTTCGCCGACGCAGGGGCGAGGCTGTCGAACTGGCCCTGCGGCACGGTGTAGTTGGGGCCGCCGGAGAGCACGACGGCGTCGCGGGTGGCGAGCGCCGAGATGTCGGCGCACGACACGGTGGCGCCGCACGCCGCGTGCACCTTGGCGCGGATGTCCTCCACGAGCTGCAGCGCGCGCGGCTGCAGCGTGCTGTTGGGCCCCATGGCCTGCTCCGTGCCGCTGCCCTTGAGGTACACAGACGCGTCGCAGCCCTGTGGGAAGCAGTCGTGGAAGAAGATGCGGAGCAGGCCGGCGGCGAGCGCCACCTCACGCTGGAGCGCCGTCTGCACGGAGGACCGCACGATGCTCTCCAGCTGCGGGCACGTCGCCGAGTGGAAGCCGGTGCTGTCCAGAGGGGCGGACAGGGCTGGGGAGAGCAGAACGGCGACGGTAACGAAGGCCAGAACCAGTGAGCCtgcgccgccgctgctgctcgccATCGCCATAGTTGGTCAGGTGCGTGGGTGTGGACTGTGGAGTAAGCTAGCTAGCTAAGGCTAGGCGTGTGGCTTGCTCAAGTCTAGCGAAAATGGCCGTTATTTATAAGCTAAGCGGGAAACAACCAAGTGGAGATATTTGTCCAAATAATCCTAGCATGGATCACGCCAAGAATACTGAAAGGAAGTCAAAGATAAGCATGACAGTGAGATGTAGGACATAGTTGGGCTTTCTTTCCTTAAGACGGCTCTGCTCTAGTATTTGAAGATTCAAAGTAGTTACAGGGCAACAACCCAAAACAAATGCATGTTTCTACAAATTTTGGTTGCTTTGCATGACAACAAGTGAATTTGTACTGTGTTTCTTAAAAAAAGTGAATTTTGAAATTACCTTTTGCGGGAAAGTGACATTTGATATTGGCGAAGGATCCAATTTTGTTCTCCATATGTGATCAACTTTTATATATATGCCAATCCATATGGTTGTTATGCCATGTTAGTGAAAAGCAGGACCCACTGTCATAAGTATGCCTAACACATTGTAATCCACTAATGAGTGGTTTACGCAAAAAGTTTACGGTAGATCCGTGTTTTCTGCAGATATGTCCCTCAATGTGGTGCGTTGTTGCATTTTACTCTTGTAATACTATAGGGTGGTATGTGTCTATCAAGAATGTTTATCCAGAAGGTTGCTAAAGTCTTTCTTCCTCAATGATAATAATCTCCACTCTACTAATATCTCAACTCTCTCTTCCCCGCCAAAAACAAAAAGAATTTCAAGTCTCTCTACTTGACCAGATGATAGAGCAGACAACTAACATCTCATTATTatccgcaaaaaagaaaaaaagtaacaTGTCAATATATTCGTTGTGGTACCTTCAAAATAAAAATCGTTGTGGTAATCTAGAGCGGTACGCGTCTCCCAGGAAGGTTCCTAAAGTCCTTTGTTCAATCATAATATTCTCCACTCTCGCCTGAAAACTTCTAATAGACAGTAGTTTTTGTCCCAAACCATACGTATGTAACTATGTATGCTGGTCAAACTACACGGTCATTGCATTGCAAGTGGGTGAAGGGCACGCCTTCACACTGGTTTAGAGAAAGAATGGATAAGCCACATACGTATCGATCTGATTGAACAAATTGGCGAATATGCCATGATTCCAGCCGCGGTTGTTGGGCTATGTATCAGGCTCTAATATATCAAAGGGCCAGCGGCCGATCTTTATTAGATAGGAAGAAAAAGAAATACATGGCGGTTAGCAGTCTAGGTGAATTAAAACTGGAAACCAGAGTCTGACACACCCCAAATTAGAATGAGCCGGCCCTAAACACGGCAGAAACTGCCAGTGAGCTCGCTTGTAGCCTAGGTCAGCGATGTAGCCCGCTAAACGCCACACTGTTATGTCTTCTCGTAACAAATCTAAAACTCTTTCAGCACTGCTCGCCACCTGGTCGAAAACTCTGGAGTTCCTCTCTTTCCACAGCCTCCGGTGCATCAGAATTGTGACAGTGTCGAAGTTTCTGCGCATTGGCTTGGGTATGCCGGCCCTCGCACGCAGCCACCACTCCTCTATGCACAGAATCATCCGGTGTAGCGAATTGCGCCCCGGTCGAAGACTTGAACGTACACCACAGCTGCTGGAGAATCGATAGTGAACGAAGAGGTGTGTGCAATCTTGAGGCTCTGACAGACAAAGGGGGCAGGATGGGTTCGCTGGCCAACCTCTGCGCGCAAGGTTATCTGCCATTACATACTCGCCATAGACGACCAACCACATAAAAAACTTGCACCGTGGTGGTGCTTTGGATCTTCAGATTGGCTTGTTGCAAGCAAATCGAATATTTGGCTTGAACATCATCTTGTACGCACTATCGACCGAGAACTCTTGCTCCTTAGTGAGCTTCCAACGGGCCTGATCCCGCACACCTGGCCGCAGGCTTGTATAAgtggctaagagcatctccagccgcgcctctAGAAAGGCCTCCCTAGGTGTTTATTTCACGCCGGCGTAAAAAAATCAGTCTAGTCGCgtcccaggagcccgattttcgctggCCTGGACCGAATTTAGCGCCGACGGACCCAGACCGAACCCggcgcgctcgggggcgccggggcgagcggttttggcgcaaaagagccgcgggcccgccgcgtcagcgacaccgcaTGTCTTCTTCTCCGAACGCCTCGGTtttccgcggggaatcaatggcaaggctgccgccggtcagccttaccattgattcctcatgggcggcgcgtcatggggcggcgcaccgacgcctcccctccctcgcacgcgtacacacggggcgGCGCCGCTATATAAGcggtggcctccctcgcctctggccacaccagccacaccagccctagcccgccctctacctctcccgagcgccgccgccgagcccttcctctcccgagcgccgccgcagagccctccctctccctccctccctctcccgatggccgagcgattccccgaagatgaggccgcggccaacggcttcggctgccgctcgctccgtgaacaggagtcttgactcctgttccaggcgaacatcccagcgccgccggacatgcgcgccgggccaacgGAGTGGAgactcagcaacgggggagtgcccatttccccgttgcccgacgccgtggcgaaacCGGGCTAATTCGCCGACGAGGTCGacgtcgtgcgcgcctccctcatcGACGCCCAACTCGCCCTTCccgagtacgccgccgacaacatAGCGGCGTGGACAGCGTACTTCCAGCACCAACAGCAACAGAGGATGGCGTCCACCAACAGCGCGCCGGTGGTAGCTGGACCGAAGAACGGCGGCGGACGCCGCCTGTGGTGGGGTGTCACAGGCCGCACCCTCGAGGGCGTTctgacgtacctcgagggcggcaacgacccgccgttggcataCCCCCCCGGTGAGGGCGGCCGCCACGGCCACGGCTCAGCGCCGACTCGACGGGCAATGGTTGCCCAGGAGGTTCggcgcctcctcttcttcctcctcctcccgctcttcCTCACACTCGTCCGGCgctccggcgctgctcggcgtcatGGCCGAGcacgcggcggagacgccgctcggctggcgcactcgcagcgccggcatcatcatcaatgagggcggccggcgcgcccccTCACCggctccgcgcttcgtcaagcccaagacggagccaggcctggcgccggtgaagacggagccgggcctccccgcggtgaagacggagcacggcggcgacgtcgagctcgacgacgacgcggccctagaatgggcgcgcgcggactccctgaagatggcgagggagcgccagtgcgccgccctgtgGCGATTCGTGCAGCGCCGCTGGGGCCGCGACAAAGGAGGAATCGTCATCAtcgaggacagcgacgacgacgccgcgccgccgccaccagcccgcataggcgacgccggtcaggggtccaccagggacggccgcgtcaaggaggagaagccggacgacgatgacgacggcgactACTCCGCTTTTAGCCAGTTCttttttaattatatatatatattatgtaaTAAAAACCCGCTTTTTTAATGTAATATATGCCGAACTTTGAACTTTGCTATATTATTAAATTTTTCTGAATGCGCCTGGGGACGGCCCTggggccgacggctggggaccaactcggcCCCAGGccgattttttgcgccggctcacccccaaggggcgattttaggcgccccctggggggccaacggctggagatgctcgaAATCCCAAACTGACAAATATTGCACAAGGGCCAAGACACCACCCGAGATATCCCTTAGGCTGGTTGTAactgggagtatcatatactagtatcatgcatatgatactagtgtatgatactatctccctaatgcatagtatcatatattagtatcatgtagtattttatttattgccatgcatgacacatagtagcatatcatttattatgatacggtatcatgatatgatacttaaccttctctttcttcatttaattctatgacacctcattaAAATTATCTAGTGGGCATGCATTATACTAGCTGCCATACtatcattacgaccagccttatccAGGATTGATTATGAAGAGCTTCCTGAACCGAGCAGCCGGAGTCTTTGACAAATGAGAACAGAGTTGGCGCTGTTGCGGCAATTGAGCGAGCCAATTATCTGTCCAGAACCTCGCGGAAGCCCCATCTCCACTCCTATTGAAATCGCCGAGGCCACATTGAACATCACCGAGACTGCTTTCTCAGTAGTGTCTGGCAGTAAATGCCACGGCCTGGGGTGCTCGTCCCATTTCATCCATGACCACCGGCATCACAGAGCCCATCCGAACCACATGAGGATAAGAACTTCGAGCCCACCATAGTCCATGGGTGAACACACTTGAGCCCATGGCAGCAAGCAGTGGTCAACACTGATGGCCTCCTCGCCCTTACATAGGAAGCGTCGACATCTCC
The window above is part of the Triticum aestivum cultivar Chinese Spring chromosome 2A, IWGSC CS RefSeq v2.1, whole genome shotgun sequence genome. Proteins encoded here:
- the LOC123186703 gene encoding cationic peroxidase SPC4, with the translated sequence MAMASSSGGAGSLVLAFVTVAVLLSPALSAPLDSTGFHSATCPQLESIVRSSVQTALQREVALAAGLLRIFFHDCFPQGCDASVYLKGSGTEQAMGPNSTLQPRALQLVEDIRAKVHAACGATVSCADISALATRDAVVLSGGPNYTVPQGQFDSLAPASANVVNGLPSPATASVTTLARAFSAKGLRDLADLVALSGAHTVGRTGCPFFADRAQRMDDTFSRRLAANCSAPSPRPQNLDVVTPDLFDNGYYRALVNSQGVFTSDMALIKDRTTAPIVRQFAQSKDAFFAQFAKSMAKLATAPRPGGNVGEIRRSCFSRNARRAIDTIVDAGEEEGFAASA